The window CGAGCCACTCTCCAATACCGGTAGAGACGAGCGCAGGGCTGCCGAGGAGGTAAAGGGACGTAACGACAGTGCtcatgatgttgttggcGCACATCATCTGCGGTCCGCTAAACGGGCGAAACGTCTGGAAGATGTAATCCTGGGTGCTGTTGGTAAGGCCATCAAAGAGGAGGTTGAttcccagcagcagcaagcccCAAGAGACGTTTGCCTCTTCCGACCGGGTGGACTTCTTGTGCTTGCGCCCAGAGTGGAGGGTGAAGACGGCCACGCCAAGCGTAACGGCGGCCACGACGAGGTACTTGTAGATGGGATAGCGCTTCCGGAAGATTGTAATGTGGAGGAACATGACGGGGAGAAGCTTGCAGCTCTTGGCCAGCAAGAAGGTGATATAGTCGATGTGCGCAAGACTGGCGTAGCCAAAGGGACTGGCCAGACTGTTGGTGACTGCGACGAGCGCCAGCGGGCCGAGGATGCGGCGCGACGGGAAGATGGGCGGCACGGCTGCGCCCTTCGGGGTCGAGGCCAAGAGATAGACGAAGCCGACGGCGGCAGCGAAGAGCGACTGGATCGTGTTGAGGAAGACGGGGAAGTGCCAGACCTCTGGTGCGTCGGCCGGGCCGTACGCCTTGGTCGTCAACTTCTCCTGAAGGAACGCCCAGGTCAAACTTTTTGCGCGCGCGCGCATGTTAGCAAGACTactcaaagagaagaaactgCGATATCAATTTCTCACAGATAGAAGCTCAAAACTTACAATGAAGCGTAGATGCCGGCCACCGCAGTCACAAGCTGCACCAGACCCGCCTCGCCCTGCGCGGGCTTCGATGACTTCGCCGCGTGCCCATTCGTCGCCTTGGGCTCCTTTCCATTGACATCCTCCCACTCCGCAGACTGCTTGTTGAAGAATTCGGACGAGGACTCGCGTTTCACGGCCGCCTGCTTTGTGCGCGCCATGGTTCAAGAGTCGGGGAAGCGCGTCGCCGATGTGCGCAACGGGAACAGTTTTGCGATTGCGATTGCGAGATCGATATCGGTAGAGAGAAAATagcggcaatggcaattGCGTAGAGAAGGGATAAAAGATGCGGAATGCGATGCAACAgcggaaaaaagaagcacgaaagggagaaaatgagaaaagagggaCTGAAGACGTCAATTGTGCCGAATAAATATGCAAGCCAAGTGAGTGTTGCAACAAAAAATTGAAAGTTGACAAGTTGGCATCATctcgcagccatggcggcgctCTGACGTCTGGGGAAGGAAGGACCCTGAGGCTGGTGGGGGCCACCTGCCGCTTACCGGAAGGCAACTTTCCCGTTCTGGTTAGAGTTTTCCGGAGGCGCGTTGTTTGTACTTTCGTACCGCCAACGCTACTACAGTAGGTATGAACGATTCGCGACGAATGATATAGATGTTACTGGATAATACCTTCAGAGGGATGGGATATAGTAGTACGAATTAATCATGATACGAACAACACAGAGGGATCACCAAAAAAGGGTCACAGGCAAATTAACATGCGTCCAAATATATTTCAGTCTCTTGCTCAACGACTGACTAGATGCACTGCTATCTAGACATCCCCAATCCCAGATCTGTTTCATGCGCATAACATGCCTTTCGTGCATGCTACGGGGTATTTGCCTGATTCCTGcttgaaaaaaagagagaaagagagagtCGTCATCCACTGTCAGAGTCAACAGCGGCGAGGATAGAGGGCATGAGTGGAAGACGATATGTCTGTTAACGCCATGTTTACATATCGATCGTCGCGTAGCGAGGGTTAAGTAAGAGGGTTGGCGTGGTTTTGGTTGGTAAGGTAAgatttgttttgttttgccgGAGTAAAGATGACACAAGGATCGCGGAGCAAAGAGTTGAGAGAGTGATCATGATAAGAGTGGTCGCGGAAGAGCGAGGTCACAATGCGCACAGGCGGCACTGGTCGTCCCAAGCTGCAAACTCGACTCGTGCTGTATCAATGTCTTGATTCCATTAATCTCGGAAGGAGGCGTGGGATAAGAGTAATGTCAGTTTTATGGCAGACAGGTGCGGCCACAGCTTCGTGGTTGGGGGAGGAAAGCAAAGGCGTGCGAGTCGGAAGGTTGAGGTGGTAAGGAAATTGATGAATTCGTATCGTATCGAATTGCAGACGCCGAATGAGCCCTGCTCGCGTAGTCGTCATCTTCGGAGGAAGCTGAGAGGCTGTAGCAAAAGTGTGTAGTGGCCTCATGGTCGGTGCGAGAATCAACTCACGTAGTAGAGATAGAATCGTTCTGATGGCGGGCCAGTGGGGATAAAAATGACACGTGAGAAAGCATAACTAGAAGGtaacaagaaaagaaaaggggaaagTGGGAAACGAAAGGGGACAAGAGGGGAATCGCAACGGAAAACAGGACGATGGCTGCGTTGAATGCTTTTGGTAATGGACCATAATCATCAAAAATCCTGTCCCTGTTCCAGCGGGGGAAAGAGGAGCCTTGCGGCAAACCAGATCTGGACGCCCTTAAATCCGCCAAATCCAGCCCAAATACAGCTCATTCACAAGTGGTACGAGAAACATGAAGCAACAGCCAGTGTGCTCATTATTAGAGAGTCCTTGGTTTACTCTTGGTCTTGCATCTGACTGCGACGCATCTTTTCAGCCTCCAGGTTCTCGTAGAGCAAGAAAAGTGCAGATTCATTGGCCTTGGCAGTGCCCATAATGGTGAACATGCGCTCACCAGTCTCATCATGAGGGGCCTAGAACATAGTTAGTTTTGAGTGTTATGATGGAAGAACCAAGACTTGGGCACGAATCATCGAGGCTTACCTTGGCAATAGAAATGCGGGCTCCGGAAGTCTTGCGAATGTCGCTAATCTTGCTGCCGCCACGGCCAATGATGCATCCAACCATGTCGGCGGGGATGCTAATGTTCTGAGTCTGGATTTCCTCGCCATTCTCGTCGTGAGTCGGAGGGCCGCGGTTCGCAGCGTCGGAATCTGAGCGACGGCTGAACGGTCTTGAGCCTCCGTTGCTAAAGTCGGCCCCATTTCCGGTGCGCATCACGCGAGGGCTTCCGTAGTCACCCCGACTGCCGCCGTTGCCATAGCCAGTGCCACCCAGGCTTCCAGAGCCGGAGGGTTGGGTTCGGACGACAGGGTTGTAAAGCACAGTGCCGGTGCCCCGCTGCCAGTCATCGACCAAGCACTTGGAAATCTCCCAGATGGCTCGCTGGATGCCTTCGGGGGTGCCCTGAACCTCGACAATACGCTCGGTTGACTGAGGCAGCATTTCCTTTTGCGCAACCATGCGAACGCCGGAAACATCCTGGATATGCTTAATCTTGAGACCTTGTCGACCGATAATGGTGCCCATTTGGTTGTGGGAGATGAGTAGTTTGATAGCTATCCTCACGTTAACCTGTGTAATGATTGTCAAGAGAATGAGTACGTACGGTGAGTGCCGTTGCTTTGGATGACGCCGCCCATGCCGACAGCGGGTGCGCCCTCGAGAAGAGCCCGGGCAACGATGGCGTAGGCCCGAGAGATGGCATCACAACCACCAGTGATGGTGAGGACACGGTCGTGAACGCCTTGGACGACCTTGCTAACACCGGCTTTTACGCCAGTTTCGTCACGGAGGTCAGCAACATTCTTGCCGCCCTTTCCAATGATAACACCAGCTTCCTTGGAGGAAACAATGGCGCGCAAAGTCAGCTGAGCCTGGGCATATTCTTCGTCCGTCTTAGGGGCGAGCTCGCCGTCGGGGCCAAGTCGCTCGTCCATCTTCAGCTGGTCCAAAGAGTCCACGATGTCGCCGCCATTGGACGAAAGCATATCTTGAGAAGCCGACATGATTGTTGAGTAGTGGTAATGGTGAAGAAGGTAGTGGAGAGAGGTGGATGCGACGGAAGTTTTGATATCAAGGTAGAGAATCAGGAACTGCTCTCAAAACTAACTGGTAGATGTCAGTTCCAAAGCTCACAATAAATTTAGGTTGAAGAtagagctgctcaaggctcCGCGTAGGTCGCGCAAGGCGGCGCGCGCATAGCTGGGCCATCTGTGACGCAACCTGCGTCGACTACGTTGGCGGCCTGTTGACGGCGGGACAGCCGCATCGGCAACGGATTTGAAATGCGGCCGAGGGTCATCACCAAACAAAGGCTGCGAGAGCAATGATGCACTTACCGAGTAGTTttcgagaagctggaagtTGCGTGAACGTCGAGAGGATGACTGGGAACGAGGCGGCCGTAAAAAGTTGACAAGACGTCGAATGCGTTTGCCagactcttttttttgtgtgtggtGTTGGCAGGGATTTGGCGGGGTCGAGAGGCGAGTGGGCGTAAGAGTGCGAAGGTGCAGTGAGAAACGCGACAAGGTCCGGTCTCGAAGGGCAAGGAAGTGCGCAAGAGGAGTCGGAAGATGGACGTTGGGAGAGAAATTCGTCGGGGGGCGAGAGTGCGAGAAAAGGGTAGAAGGCGGGAAGAGATGGGGAGATgtgagagaggaagagagcgagagaagaCGGGGATTGAGATTGGAGGCAaggtgagagagagctcTGGAGGGGGAGCCGAGAAGAAAGTCAGGTGGGGAGCAGAGGTGAAGGAGGGAGAAAGCGCCGGACACATGGGAAAACAAGCACAcagcaagcacaagcacaagcacggCGACCGCTAGCTAggctgtactgtactgtatgtagGCGCCGTCGCCGCTGCAGCTGTCACTGCCGTGGCCACTAGACCGGCAAGCCCAGTGCGCTGGAGCGTTTGGACCTGCTAAACCTCGAATCGGAAAGGAATGGGAACTTGGAAGCCGGAGCGAAAAAATCGGAGACGAACGGTGTGCCAGGAACGGCCATGCTCTGATCTGATACATACAGCGTGATGGAGGTATGTACAGACGTGCAGTATTTTGCAGGCAGGGTACTTTGTGCGtgagcttctcttgtcttgtcttgtcaaGGTGCCCTTTATTGTTGCCGCCAGGTGGACCGGGGAGGTGCTGGAAAAGGCAGTATGAGTACCTGGGACTACCTATCCTGTACCTTGGTTCTTGCCGGCGTGCATGCTGCCAGGAAGGTTATACCAGGGTCCTTTTCTGGTATCATCTGCCACGCGATCCAGCTTTTCTCAGCGAGGTCTCTAGGTTCGCTTGCCTAAAGCGGAAATGGGGTGAGAATGCGCCCCCAGATTTTGGCATATCCGCGTTCTGctgtacatactcgtac of the Trichoderma breve strain T069 chromosome 4, whole genome shotgun sequence genome contains:
- a CDS encoding KH domain-containing protein, which produces MSASQDMLSSNGGDIVDSLDQLKMDERLGPDGELAPKTDEEYAQAQLTLRAIVSSKEAGVIIGKGGKNVADLRDETGVKAGVSKVVQGVHDRVLTITGGCDAISRAYAIVARALLEGAPAVGMGGVIQSNGTHPIKLLISHNQMGTIIGRQGLKIKHIQDVSGVRMVAQKEMLPQSTERIVEVQGTPEGIQRAIWEISKCLVDDWQRGTGTVLYNPVVRTQPSGSGSLGGTGYGNGGSRGDYGSPRVMRTGNGADFSNGGSRPFSRRSDSDAANRGPPTHDENGEEIQTQNISIPADMVGCIIGRGGSKISDIRKTSGARISIAKAPHDETGERMFTIMGTAKANESALFLLYENLEAEKMRRSQMQDQE
- a CDS encoding UAA transporter family domain-containing protein; this encodes MARTKQAAVKRESSSEFFNKQSAEWEDVNGKEPKATNGHAAKSSKPAQGEAGLVQLVTAVAGIYASFLTWAFLQEKLTTKAYGPADAPEVWHFPVFLNTIQSLFAAAVGFVYLLASTPKGAAVPPIFPSRRILGPLALVAVTNSLASPFGYASLAHIDYITFLLAKSCKLLPVMFLHITIFRKRYPIYKYLVVAAVTLGVAVFTLHSGRKHKKSTRSEEANVSWGLLLLGINLLFDGLTNSTQDYIFQTFRPFSGPQMIPALVSTGIGEWLGMDVAGSAGELNAAIEFMTKYPAVWKDVLGFAACGALGQVFIFYTLSTFSSVLLVTVTVTRKMFTMILSVVAFGHRLTQMQWLGVTLVFGGIGVEAAIARKEKMDKEAAKAKKSS